ACTTGAAAGACTTATTAAATTTTTTCGATAAACCACGGGATCCACTGAGCTTCGACGCCGTTCGCGTATCGCTGGCTTCGCCAGAAATGATTCGCAGCTGGTCGTTCGGGGAAGTGAAGAAACCTGAAACAATCAACTACCGCACGTTCAAACCAGAACGCGATGGTCTCTTCTGCGCAAAGATTTTTGGTCCCGTTAAGGACTACGAATGCTTGTGCGGTAAGTACAAGCGGATGAAATTCCGCGGCGTTATCTGCGAAAAGTGCGGCGTTGAAGTCACACAATCGAAAGTACGTCGTGAACGCCTTGGGCACATCGAACTTGCAACGCCAGTTGCACACATCTGGTTCTTGCGGTCGCTGCCATCGCGAATCGGCAACATTCTCAACTTGTCTTTGAAAGACGTTGAAAAGGTTCTGTATTGCGAAGCCTATGTGGTCATCGATCCGATGGAAACATCGCTCGAGGAAGCAAGCGTTCTCAGCGAAGATCAATATCAGAAAGCTCTTGAAGAGCATGGACCGAACTTCAAAGCAGGCATGGGCGGCGAAGCCGTCCGTGATCTTCTTCGAAAGATCGATCCAGAATACTTGTCGCGCAAACTTCGTCTTGAACTTCAAGACGCGAAATCAGAAGCAGCGATCAAGAAAATCACGAAACGCTTGAAAGTTGTTGAAGCTTTCAAGTCATCGGTGAACCGCCCTGAGTGGATGATGCTCGAAGCTTTGCCGGTCATTCCGCCAGATCTTCGTCCACTTGTTCCACTTGACGGCGGTCGATTTGCGACTTCGGATCTCAACGATCTCTATCGTCGAGTCATCAACCGCAACAACCGTCTCAAGAAACTTCAGGAACTCAACGCTCCTGACATCATCATCCGCAACGAGAAGCGCATGCTTCAAGAAGCTGTTGATGCGCTTCTCGACAACGGTCGTCGCGGAAAGACTTTCACCGGTCCAAACAAGCGTCCACTTCGTTCGCTTTCAGATATGCTGAAAGGGAAGCAAGGTCGTTTCCGTCAAAACCTTCTCGGTAAACGCGTCGACTATTCTGGTCGATCGGTTATCGTCGTCGGTCCACATTTGAAACTTCATCAGTGCGGTCTTCCGAAGAAGATGGCTCTCGAGCTATTCAAACCATTTGTCTACAACAAGCTCGAAGAGCGCGGTTTAACTGCGACCATCAAGCAAGCGAAGAAAATGGTCGAACAAGAAACTGTCGAAGTTTGGGACATCCTTTCGGACGTCGTGAAAGAGCACCCGGTTATGTTGAACCGAGCTCCGACGCTTCACCGCCTTGGGATCCAAGCATTCGAACCAGTTCTTCACGAAGGAAAAGCGATTCAACTTCACCCGCTCGTTTGTACGGCGTTCAACGCTGACTTCGACGGTGACCAGATGGCGGTCCACGTACCGCTTTCGGTTGAAGCGCAAGTTGAAGCGCGAGTTCTTATGATGTCGACGAACAACATCTTGAGCCCAGCTCATGGTAAGCCGATCATCAACCCATCTCAGGACATCGTCCTTGGTATGTACTACATGACTCGTGTTCGTCCTGGTGCACGCGGAACAGGTCGAATTTTCAGTTCGGTCAACGAAACTTTGTTCGCGTTCGAGACAGGTCACATCGAACTTCAGGCTGCATGTAAAGTTCGAATCAACGGCAAATTGGAAGAGACTTCCGTTGGCCGCGCGATTCTAAGCGACATCGTTCCACCAGAAGTTCCGTTCTCGGTCATGAACCAAGTCATGAACAAGAAGCAACTTGCGGTGTTGATCGACACGACTTTCCGTCTTGCTGGCGGCAAGGCAACATGTATCCTTGCCGACAAGATCATGGAGTACGGATTCAAGTATTCGACCCTCGCTGGGATCTCGATCTGTATCGATGACATGGTTATTCCGAAATCAAAAACAACTCTGTTGGCGGATGCAGACAATCAAGTAGCTGAAATTCAGCATCAGTACGATGAAGGTCTCATCACTGATGGTGAACGCTACAACAAGGTTGTGGACATTTGGGCGCAGACAGCCGACAAAGTCGCAAAAGAGATGATGGGTGAACTCGACAAAGAAGAGTTCGACACGAAAGAAGGAAAAGTTACTGCTCCTTCGTTCAATCCAATCTTCATCATGGCTGACTCAGGTGCACGGGGTTCGCAAGCTCAGATCCGTCAGCTGGCGGGTATGCGCGGTCTTCTGGCGAAACCGTCGGGTGAAATCATCGAGACGCCAATCACGGCGAATTTCCGTGAAGGTCTGACTTGTATTCAGTACTTCATCTCGACTCACGGTGCTCGTAAGGGTCTGGCCGATACCGCTCTTAAAACAGCGAACTCGGGTTACCTCACTCGTCGTCTCCACGACGTTGCTCAGGATGCAATCATCACTGAACACGATTGCGGAACTTCAGAAGGTATCATCATCACGCCATTGATCGAAGGCGGAGAAATCATTCAGCCGCTTGGCGACCGAATCCTTGGTCGTGTTGCGACGGAAGTCATTGTTCACCCAGTGACGAACGACACAATCGTTCCATTTGGCGAAGAGATCCATGAAACGCATGTTCGCGCGATAGAGGCTGCCGGAATCGAATCCGTTTCGATTCGGTCGGTTCTCACTTGCAAAACTCGTCGTGGAATCTGCGTTCAGTGCTACGGCCGCGATCTTTCCCGCGGTGCAATCGTCAACCTCGGCGAGGCGGTCGGAACAATCGCTGCTCAGTCGATCGGTGAACCTGGAACACAGCTCACGATGCGTACCTTCCACTTGGGTGGTGCCGCTTCGCGCGCGGTTGAACAATCTGTTCACACAGCTCGCCACGATGGCGTCGTGAAGTTCAAAGATGTGTCCTTTGTCGTGAATAAATCAGGCAAAGCCGTTGTCATGAACCGCCAAGGTGAAATGCAATTGATCGATTCAAACGGTGTTAAGCGAGACAGCTTCAAGCTTGTTTACGGTTCGACACTTCAAATCATGGACGGCGCGACTGTTAAAAAAGGTCAGTTACTTGCTGAGTGGGATCCGTATGCGAACCCAATCATCACGGAAGTCGCTGGTCGCGTGAAGTTCCAAGACATCGAAGAAGGTGTCACGATGACCGAACAAGTCGATGCCGTTACAGGCTTCGCGACCAAGGTCATCAACGAATCGAAATCTGCTGAACTTCGTCCAGCAGTATTGATCG
The nucleotide sequence above comes from Deltaproteobacteria bacterium. Encoded proteins:
- the rpoC gene encoding DNA-directed RNA polymerase subunit beta': MKDLLNFFDKPRDPLSFDAVRVSLASPEMIRSWSFGEVKKPETINYRTFKPERDGLFCAKIFGPVKDYECLCGKYKRMKFRGVICEKCGVEVTQSKVRRERLGHIELATPVAHIWFLRSLPSRIGNILNLSLKDVEKVLYCEAYVVIDPMETSLEEASVLSEDQYQKALEEHGPNFKAGMGGEAVRDLLRKIDPEYLSRKLRLELQDAKSEAAIKKITKRLKVVEAFKSSVNRPEWMMLEALPVIPPDLRPLVPLDGGRFATSDLNDLYRRVINRNNRLKKLQELNAPDIIIRNEKRMLQEAVDALLDNGRRGKTFTGPNKRPLRSLSDMLKGKQGRFRQNLLGKRVDYSGRSVIVVGPHLKLHQCGLPKKMALELFKPFVYNKLEERGLTATIKQAKKMVEQETVEVWDILSDVVKEHPVMLNRAPTLHRLGIQAFEPVLHEGKAIQLHPLVCTAFNADFDGDQMAVHVPLSVEAQVEARVLMMSTNNILSPAHGKPIINPSQDIVLGMYYMTRVRPGARGTGRIFSSVNETLFAFETGHIELQAACKVRINGKLEETSVGRAILSDIVPPEVPFSVMNQVMNKKQLAVLIDTTFRLAGGKATCILADKIMEYGFKYSTLAGISICIDDMVIPKSKTTLLADADNQVAEIQHQYDEGLITDGERYNKVVDIWAQTADKVAKEMMGELDKEEFDTKEGKVTAPSFNPIFIMADSGARGSQAQIRQLAGMRGLLAKPSGEIIETPITANFREGLTCIQYFISTHGARKGLADTALKTANSGYLTRRLHDVAQDAIITEHDCGTSEGIIITPLIEGGEIIQPLGDRILGRVATEVIVHPVTNDTIVPFGEEIHETHVRAIEAAGIESVSIRSVLTCKTRRGICVQCYGRDLSRGAIVNLGEAVGTIAAQSIGEPGTQLTMRTFHLGGAASRAVEQSVHTARHDGVVKFKDVSFVVNKSGKAVVMNRQGEMQLIDSNGVKRDSFKLVYGSTLQIMDGATVKKGQLLAEWDPYANPIITEVAGRVKFQDIEEGVTMTEQVDAVTGFATKVINESKSAELRPAVLIVDENDKPVMLPGREIPARNIIPVGAQLLVTEGQMITAGEMIAKIHRETSKTRDITGGLPRVAELFEARKPKEASIISEIDGYVTFGKDVKGKQRVIVTPETGDEAREYLIPKGKHVAVREGEFVKKGEPLMDGSTNPHDILAVKGPTELSAYLVNEIQEVYRLQGVSLNDKHIEVIVRQMLRKVRIVDGCDTKFLTGEQAEKIEVEEENGRVAQEGGRVAIVEPLLLGITKVSLSTDSWISAASFQETTKVLTEAAINSKTDYLRGLKENIIMGRLIPAGTGLSAYKRWKIAVDEAHTESASMLPGMGMRSSSVSAQT